Proteins from one Belonocnema kinseyi isolate 2016_QV_RU_SX_M_011 chromosome 8, B_treatae_v1, whole genome shotgun sequence genomic window:
- the LOC117177976 gene encoding UPF0389 protein GA21628 gives MAGIRVQQKLLTNTFRNFHRGTIFREKKSTETLSTASKNVEPKKEEDTIKSPLGAVMYKTKTLDKYLLVWFKKYKSVADVPYQIREETMAHIHSKSRIRIANVLMVLGLLGCVWAVWSGKKEAASGDNVQKRILDKNKKLREDYLAKLEKSKST, from the exons atggctGGAATTCGGGTGCAGCAAAAGTTGCTAACAAATACCTTCAGAAATTTTCACCGGGGTAcaatatttcgtgaaaaaaaatcTACTGAAACATTAAGCACTGCCTCTAAAAATGTGGAACCGAAAAAAGAGGAAGATACAATTAAATCTCCACTTG gTGCTGTGATGTACAAAACAAAAACTTTGGATAAATATTTACTtgtgtggtttaaaaaatataaatctgttgCCGATGTGCCATATCAAATTCG agaGGAAACAATGGCCCACATACACAGCAAGAGTCGAATTCGAATTGCAAACGTTTTAATGGTTTTAGGTCTCTTGGGCTGTGTTTGGGCCGTGTGGAGTGGCAAAAAAGAAGCCGCAAGTGGTGACAATGTACAGAAAAGAATTTTGGACAAGAACAAAAAACTCAGGGAGGATTATTTGGCAAAATTAGAAAAGTCAAAGAGCACTTGA